In the genome of Pseudomonas sp. LBUM920, one region contains:
- a CDS encoding DUF1652 domain-containing protein codes for MKKVGNMNKVTFPNACQLMRWHFHPMGFEGSMDAPGSMVARLFDRSSGETLIAIAGIPCATVMNAADVERIIEAVEDELECFVPPLSLRA; via the coding sequence ATGAAGAAGGTGGGCAACATGAATAAAGTGACGTTTCCCAACGCTTGCCAGCTGATGCGCTGGCATTTTCACCCGATGGGCTTTGAGGGGAGCATGGACGCCCCCGGCAGCATGGTCGCCCGCCTGTTTGATCGCAGCAGCGGCGAAACGTTGATCGCGATTGCCGGCATTCCCTGTGCCACCGTGATGAATGCCGCCGATGTGGAGCGCATCATCGAAGCGGTCGAAGATGAGCTGGAGTGTTTTGTGCCGCCGCTGTCCTTGCGGGCCTGA